Below is a genomic region from Alkalinema sp. FACHB-956.
GCAGGGGAGGACTTCGATCGGGTTAAATAGCCCTGTCCTTCCTGCCAAGCTTGGATGAGGTGCCCTTGCATCAAATGGGCGATCGCGTTTAATCCATGGAGTTCAGGGAGTTGATTATTTAATTGCAAGGCGGGTTGTAAGACGGATTCGGCGGCTTTGCCTCGAAAGTCGTAGAGATTGACAAATGCTAAGTAGGCGTAGGCGTTAGGATTTTGACTATCCAACTCTACGACCCGTTGCATGGCCGCGATCGCGTCTTTAACATCCCGTTGCAACACTTGGGTTAATCCGTAGGTGTAGGCGAGTTGGGCGTTTTTGGATTCCTGCTGCAATCGGTAGGCGATCAGTTTTTCGGATTGCTTGAGGTAATCCTGGATGGCATCGTAGAGATTAAGTTGCCCCACTTGATTAAATACCCGATCGATGCCTTGTAAGCCCTTGGGAAGCTGGGTGGAGGCGAGGCGCAATTGCGTTAGGGGATCGAGTTCGGGGGCGGGGGTGGGGCTGGCGGTAGGACTGACGGTGATTTTGACGGTGGGGATGGCGATCGGTTGGCTGGCGAGGGTGGCGCGATCGAGGTAGATGGCTTCTAAAACGTAGGTGCCGCTGGCGTTGGCGGGGGGAAGCATGGCCAGGGTTTCTGTCACTTGCACCAAAGTATCTGGAGTGAGGGAAGAGGATTGCAATCGTCCTAGGCCGATGCCATGGTCGTGGAGCCAACGATCGGCGGGTGGGGAAGACGCGGGAACAGGGGGATTTGGTTTGATGGGGGTGGGTTGCTTTTTGTTGCCTGAATTATTGTCGGAGTTGTTGTCTGAATTGTTGCCTGAGTTGTTGCTGATTGGCTTGGCTTGGGTATTCTCGGTTTTGTTGCTTTCTTTGGGATTTTTAGGTTCTTCGATGCGTTTCCACGTTAACGCGACGAGGCCCGATCGGAGTTTGTCCCAGGAGCCGAGCCACTGATATTCTACGGGGACGGGTTGATTGGGGGGGACGATCGCGGGGGTGGTAACTTTGGTGAGTTGGATGGATCGGATGAGTTGGCTGGGGTTGGTGAAGGTGAGAGGATTGATGAAGAGCTCGATCGTGGGTTTAGTGCGGTGGTAGAGGCGGAGGTTGCTGCCGTCGGGCATGGCCCAGGCTTGGACGACTTGGAAGTTGGGGGTTGCGTTGGCGCTGGTGGCGGGCTGCTCGATTTGTTGCATCAAGCTGGAGAGGGCTTCGGGTTTGCGGATTGCGCCTTGGTTGCCGGTTTTGGTCACGTACCAATCCAGCGATCGGCTGTCTTGCCAGACTTGTTTGGGGTTTGCGCCGACCTGCCGTCCGTAGATTTGGAAGTTTTGCAGGGTGCCGAAGTAGTTGAGGTTGTGTTGGTTGAATTCTGGCAGGGAGGGGAGGACGCCGATCGTGTGGCGCAGGTGGGGGGCGGTTTGGAGGACGGTGTTGATCACGTCTTGCTGGTGCCAATTTTTGCGCCCGGATTCGGGGTTGATGCCTGCCATACCGGGGACGATCGGGAAGAGGTT
It encodes:
- a CDS encoding phospholipid carrier-dependent glycosyltransferase, which produces MIQQRWIKQTAILFSIWLLSAIVDRAWLTTLQPIPEWDQADYLTGAMNYWKALQTPNWFNPDWWTSLWLLSSKIPPLVYISTVPFLNSFGTGIASSTLVNLLFSAILLLSIYGIGTTLFTTEIGLWSAAITLLLPGLYPHRLHYMIDHPIIAMTALTMFTLTLWWTTVNPPQSPPLPPSHTSTPQPEDAITLIKNLRQFLETTKTQKRIPFPNIQGSQIGPFLQQTLHRSLTSPWAKAIGFGITLGLAFMTKQTVALFLFTPILYTVVTTIFKRHWIAFIQLILGLIVTVWVAYPWYRTNWLIILTSGERATVASAIAEGDPPLNTIAAWTYYLQLLPAHVTYPLLLVAITGLVFYGKRVVTLVPGTLQETLDKITRQERYQRWWRSTRWLLIFVAGAYLLCSLNVNKDLRYFTPALPIVALLLTQGLVVFPRYLWEFRWGTAAIMAALMLTNLFPIVPGMAGINPESGRKNWHQQDVINTVLQTAPHLRHTIGVLPSLPEFNQHNLNYFGTLQNFQIYGRQVGANPKQVWQDSRSLDWYVTKTGNQGAIRKPEALSSLMQQIEQPATSANATPNFQVVQAWAMPDGSNLRLYHRTKPTIELFINPLTFTNPSQLIRSIQLTKVTTPAIVPPNQPVPVEYQWLGSWDKLRSGLVALTWKRIEEPKNPKESNKTENTQAKPISNNSGNNSDNNSDNNSGNKKQPTPIKPNPPVPASSPPADRWLHDHGIGLGRLQSSSLTPDTLVQVTETLAMLPPANASGTYVLEAIYLDRATLASQPIAIPTVKITVSPTASPTPAPELDPLTQLRLASTQLPKGLQGIDRVFNQVGQLNLYDAIQDYLKQSEKLIAYRLQQESKNAQLAYTYGLTQVLQRDVKDAIAAMQRVVELDSQNPNAYAYLAFVNLYDFRGKAAESVLQPALQLNNQLPELHGLNAIAHLMQGHLIQAWQEGQGYLTRSKSSPAKTP